The nucleotide window CCAGGTCAACGTGCAGAGCGCCGCGGCGCCGCGTGAAGTCCAGGAAGCCTTCGACGACGTGATCCGTGCCCGTGAAGACGAGCAGCGTTCGCGCAACCAGGCCGAGACCTATGCCAATGGCGTCGTGCCGGAAGCCCGTGGCCAGGCCCAGCGCATCATCGAGGATGCCAACGGTTACCGTGACGAAGTGGTCTCCCGTGCCAAGGGTGAGGCCGACCGCTTCACCAAACTGGTAGTCGAGTACCGCAAGGCCCCTGAGGTGACCCGTGAGCGTCTATATCTGGACACCATGCAGGAAGTCTTCAGCAACACCAGCAAGGTCCTCGTGACCGGCAACAAGAACGGCCAGAGCAACCTGCTGTACCTGCCACTGGACAAGATGGTCGAGAGCGGTCGCAACACCAGCACGCCGCCGGCCAGCACGGCATCCTCCAGCAATGAAGCGAATGCTCGCGCCGCGGTGGAACAGCAACAGCAAGCACGTACCAGGGAGAGTCGCTGATGAGCAATAAATCGCTGATCGCCCTTATTGTTGGCGTCGTCGTGGCGATCGCTGCCTGGAACTGCTTCTACATCGTGTCCCAGACCGAGCGCGCAGTTCTGCTGCAATTCGGTCGCGTGGTCGAGACGGATGTCCAGCCCGGGCTGCATGTGAAAGTGCCGTACGTCAACAAGGTGCGCAAGTTCGACGCTCGCCTGATGACGCTGGATGCACCGACGCAACGCTTCCTGACGCTGGAAAAGAAAGCGGTCATGGTCGATGCCTATGCCAAGTGGCGCGTGAAGGATGCCGAGCGCTTCTACACGGCCACCTCGGGTCTCAAGCAGATCGCTGACGAACGTCTGTCCCGCCGCCTGGAGTCGGGTTTGCGCGACCAGTTCGGCAAGCGCACCCTGCATGAAGTGGTGTCCGGTGAGCGTGATGCGCTCATGGCCGACATTACCCGTTCGCTGAACGCCATGGCGGAAAAGGAACTGGGTATTGAAGTGGTCGATGTCCGGGTCAAGGCCATCGATCTGCCGAAGGAAGTGAACCGCAGCGTCTTCGAGCGGATGAGCACCGAGCGCGAACGTGAAGCCCGCGAGCATCGTGCGAAGGGTAACGAGCTGGCCGAAGGCATCCGTGCCGACGCTGATCGTCAACGTCGCGTGCTGCTGGCCGAAGCCTATCGTGAATCGGAAGAAGTTCGCGGTGATGGCGACGCCCAGGCCGCGGCGATCTATGCCAAGGCCTTCGGCCAGGACCAGGAGTTCTACGCGTTCTACCGTAGCCTGCACGCCTACCGTGAAAGCTTCGCGCACAAATCCGACGTATTGGTCCTGGACCCGAGCAGCGACTTTTTCCGCTACCTGGAAAAGGCCAAGCCTTGATGCAACGTTGACCTGAGACACTCCGCCCGGCGGCTAAAACGTCTGGCGGGGTGATCCTTTGGAAAAACGGGTGTATGATGCGGCAGCCGGGAAATTCCCGGCTTTTTTGCGTCTGCACGTTCGATTGCGGTTTTGGTTGCAGGCGTCGGGTTGAACGACTCGACAGGTTTTTCGAGGAAAGTGCTGGACGAGGCCGTTTCCTGGCCATTCGTCACGTCGCCCTTGCGCGCTTTTTGCGTAGGACATGGGCGCTTTCTGCTTCACTCAAGGCTTGCCCGAAGGCTGGCCGCCCGGACCATAGGGGAATGGCGTAATGGCAACGGTAGACCGCTGGCTGCTGCCAGATGGCATCGAAGAAGTACTGCCACCGGAAGCTGCGCGTATCGAAGTAGCGCGTCGGCAGGTGTTGGATCTGTTCCAGAGCTGGGGTTACGAGTTCGTCGTCACCCCACATATCGAGTACCTGGAATCCCTGCTGACCGGCGCGGGCCAGGACCTGGATCTGCGCACCTTCAAGGTCGTCGACCCGCAGTCGGGCCGGCAGATGGGTTTTCGTGCCGACATCACGCCCCAGGTAGCGCGTATCGACGCCCACACCCTGCGCCGTGAAGGGCCCAGTCGCTTGTGCTATGCCGGCAGTGTGCTGCACGCCCAGCCGCGCGCCCTGTCGTCCTCGCGCAGCCCGATCCAGCTGGGTGCCGAGTTGTATGGCGATGCCAGCCCGAGCAGCGACGTGGAAGTCATCAGCCTGATGTTGGCCATGCTGCAACTGGCCGACGTGCCGGATGTCCACATGGACCTGGGCCACGTCGGTATCTATCGCGGCCTGGCCCGTGCGGCCGGTCTGTCCGGTGAAGTGGAACAACGGCTGTTCGATGCCTTGCAGCGCAAGGCCATCGATGAAGTGATCAGCCTGACCGAAGGCTTGCCGGCCGATCTGTCCGACATGCTGCGGGCGCTGGTGGACCTGTGCGGTGGCCGTGAAGTGCTGGCGGCGGCGCGTGAGCGCCTGGCCCATGCGCCGGCGCCTGTCATGGCGGCGCTGGACGACCTGCTGGCAATCGCCGAGCGTCTGTCGGTGCGTTTCCCTGAGCTGCCGTTGTATTTCGACCTGGGTGAGTTGCGTGGCTACCACTACCACACCGGCGTGGTGTTCGCCGTGTTCGTGCCGGGCGTGGGCCAGTCCATCGCCCAGGGCGGTCGTTACGACGATATCGGCGCCGATTTCGGTCGCGCCCGTCCGGCGACCGGTTTCTCTACCGATCTGAAAACCCTGGTGACCCTGGGGCGTGCTGAAGTCGAGCTACCGTCCGGCGGTATCTGGATGCCTGACAGTACGGACGCGGCACTCTGGCAGGCTGTCTGCCAGTTGCGCAGTGAGGGTCAGCGTGTCGTCCAGGCATTGCCTGGACAGCCTTTGGCCGCCGCCCGTGAAGCGGACTGCGACCGGCAATTGATTCAGCAGAACGGGCTTTGGCAAGTATTGCCGCTGGCTTCTTGAGTTTTCCCGCCGGCTGCGGCCGGCACCAAGTTTGCGCGAATGAGGACAAGTGTTATGGGTAAGAATGTCGTAGTCCTGGGCACCCAATGGGGTGATGAGGGCAAAGGCAAGATCGTTGATCTGCTGACCGAACATGCTGCCGCCGTAGTGCGCTACCAGGGTGGCCACAATGCCGGTCACACGTTGGTGATCGACGGTGAAAAAACCGTTCTGCACCTGATTCCGTCGGGCGTGTTGCGCGAGGGCGTACAGTGCCTGATCGGTAACGGTGTCGTGGTTGCTCCCGACGCCCTGCTGCGGGAAATCGTCAAGCTGGAAGAGAAGGGTGTGCCGGTGCGCGAGCGCCTGCGTATCAGCCCGTCCTGCCCGCTGATCCTGTCCTACCACGTTGCGCTGGACCAGGCCCGTGAGAAGGCCCGTGGCGAGATGAAGATCGGCACCACCGGTCGCGGCATCGGCCCGGCCTACGAAGACAAGGTGGCCCGTCGTGGCCTGCGCATCGGTGATCTGTTCCACCGTGAGCGTTTTGCCGCCAAGCTGGGCGAGTTGCTGGACTACCACAACTTCGTTCTGGTCAATTACTACAAAGAACCGGCCATCGACTTCCAGAAAACCCTGGATGAGTGCATGGAATACGCCGAGCTGCTCAAGCCGATGATGCTCGACGTCACCGCCGAGCTGCACGAGCTGCGTCGCGCGGGCAAGGACATCATGTTCGAAGGCGCCCAGGGTTCGCTGCTGGACATCGACCACGGCACCTACCCGTACGTCACCAGCTCCAACACCACCGCAGGCGGTATCGCCACGGGTTCGGGTTTCGGTCCGATGTACGTGGACTACATCCTGGGTATCACCAAGGCCTACACCACTCGCGTGGGTTCGGGTCCATTCCCGACCGAACTGTTCGACGACATCGGTGCCTTCCTGGCCAAGCGTGGCCACGAATTCGGCGCCACTACCGGGCGTGCCCGTCGTTGCGGCTGGTTCGATGCCGTCATCCTGCGTCGCGCCATCGACGTCAACAGCATCTCGGGCCTGTGCCTGACCAAGCTGGACGTGCTGGACGGCCTGGAAACCATCAACATCTGCGTGGGCTACAAGAACCAGGACGGCGCGGTCATCGACGCACCGACCGACGCTGACAGCTACATTGGCCTGGAGCCGGTGTACGAGCAGATGCCGGGCTGGACCGAATCGACCGTGGGTGCCAAGACCCTGGAAGAGCTGCCAGCGGCGGCCCGCAATTACATCAAGCGCCTCGAAGAGCTGGTCGGTGCGCCGATCGACATTATTTCGACGGGGCCGGAGCGCAACGAAACCATCGTTCTGCGTCACCCGTTCAGCTGATAAGTCACTGATGTAAAAGACAAAGGGCCCTTATTTGGGCCCTTTTTCGTTTCTATCTGCCCGCGGCACGACATTTGCTATGCAACTCCATTACCGGCACATCTTGACGAGTGCCATCAATTTAATGGCGTTCATAGAGGGATTACCCGTGTCGGCCGTTCTCTCATTGTTACAAAGCCGTTTGCTACGGCCTGTGTTCGTTACCCTTGGTATCGCCCTTTTGGTGCAGGTGCTGGTGGCGGTTGTCCTGACCCGCAGCACGGTCACGGCGCTTGAAACCGACCTGGGCGCACGCCTGGGTGCTGACAGCCAGATGCTCTCCGGTGAGCTGGAGCAGGCTGGGCGGGAAGTCACCTCGAGCCTGGACAGTTTGTCCGCCAGTACCCGCCAACGATTGACCGCGGGCTTGTCCACGCGCCTGAAAGATGAGCAGTCGCAATTGCGCACGACGCTGGAAAAAGGGCTCAGGGACTCTGCCAATGATATGGCACAACTCCTGGCTTCCGTCGCTCCCCGCGCCATGTGGGACAGTGACATACCGACGCTCTCCGAGTTCGCCCGCCGGGCCCAGCGCAATCCCAACGTGTTGTTCGTCATCTATGACGATGCCAACGGTGAGCACCTGACCCGTTACCTGAACCGGGATAACGCGATCAACAAGGCCTTGCTGGAGAAGGGTAAAGGCGATCGGGCGCTGGACAAGGTGCTGGACGCTGCGAAGACCGATCCATCGGTGTACTACCTTGAGGCGTCGATCAATCCCAACGGGGTGGAAATCGGCAAAGTGTTGATGGGGGTTTCCACCGCTTCGGTGGAATCCGATCTGAAGGCGCTGGATCAGCGCTTCTCGGCGTTGATCGCCAGCAGTGACCAACTGGTCGGCGACAGCCTCAAGGGAGCCGCCGCCGACAGTGCCGCCGCCATGCGCGGCCGTCTGGGGTCAGCGCAGGCCACGGCCACGCAGATGCAGACCAACACCTCCAGCACGGTGCAGGAGGCGGCCAGCACCTTGCGTTGGCGCATCGGCCTCGGTCTGGCGCTGGTGGGCTTCGGCGTACTGCTGCTGTTGGCTGTGGTGCTGGGGCGTCGGGTAGTCAATCGCTTGAAGCTGCTGATCGCGGCGATGAATGATCTGGCGGCGGGCGAGGGCGATCTGACCAAGCGTGTGCAAATCAACAGCAAGGACGAAATTGGCGACATGGCCTCGGCGGTCAATCGCTTTGTGGATAAGTTGCAACCCATCGTGCGGGAGGCGGGGGATGTTGCCCAGCGTACTGGTGTGGAAATCGGCGCGATGACCTTGCGCAACTCCGGTGCCGATGCGGCGGCCGGGATGCAGCGTGATGAGGTGGCCGAGAGCTTGCGTGCGCTGTCGCAAATGGCTGACGAAGCACAGTCGGAAAGCCAGGCGATGCAGGCGGCCCTGCAGCAGGTGGTCGAGATTCGCCAGGCCACGGATGAAAACACCCGTACTTCGGCCAAGGTCAGTGGGTTGATCGAGGCGCTGGCCGGGCAGGTGGACACCGGGGCTAAGGTGATCGAGCGGCTGGCGCAGCAGAGCGAGCAGATCGAGGTTGTGCTGACGGTCATTCACGGCATCGCCGAGCAGACCAATCTGCTGGCCCTGAACGCGGCCATCGAAGCGGCGCGGGCCGGGGAAACCGGGCGTGGCTTTGCGGTGGTGGCGGACGAAGTGCGGGCGCTGGCCAGCAAGACCCAGAGTTCGACCGGTGACATCCAGGCCCATATCGTGGCGTTGCAGCAAGGTGCCCGCGAGGCGGTGGCCGCGATCGGCCAGGCCGGGCGGCAGGCCAGCGAGGGGTTGCTGGTATTGCGTGACAGTGCTCGCTTGCAGCAGTCGGTACAGGCTTCCGTGGAGCAGGTGCACGCGGCCATTGGCCTGGCGACTCAGGCCGCGGCCCATCAGGCCCAAGGGGCGCAGGCGGTGCGTGGACGGGTGGAGACTATTCACGTCCAGGCCGAGAAAGCGGCCCAGGCCGTGGTCGAGACGACGGCAAGTGGCAAGGTGCTGGACAACCTGGCGGCGCAGCTGAAGGCGAGTCTGGGGCAGTTCAAGGCCTGACAGCGTACGCGCTCCCCCTGTGGGAGCGAGCCTGCTCGCGATGGCGGCATGACAGCCGCCCCATACCCTGCGGCCTGCCCCTTCGGGAATTCCCCAGCCAAAAACGCAAAAACCCGCTTTCGCGGGTTTTCGTGAGATTCAAGACCAGGTCTTGAAGCTTGAATTGGTGCCCAGAAGAAGACTCGAACTTCCACGACCTTGCGGTCACCAGCACCTGAAGCTGGCGTGTCTACCAATTTCACCATCTGGGCAGCATCTTCAGCGTTGCCGCTGTCGATGTGGCGCACTATACGGAGCGCATTTTGATCTGTAAACCCCTGTTTTTGTTTTAGTAATTGTTAAACCGGATTTCAGGAAGGTAGAAATGCAAAAACCCGCTTTCGCGGGTTTTTGGAGGAGCTTGCAGATCATTGACCTGCTGCTCGAAATTGGTGCCCAGAAGAAGACTCGAACTTCCACGACCTTGCGGTCACCAGCACCTGAAGCTGGCGTGTCTACCAATTTCACCATCTGGGCAGTATCGGCAACGTGTGTGCGTCGTCGATGGCGCGCACTATACGGAGCGTGTTTTTAACTGTAAACCCCTCTGGATAAAAAAAACCGGGAAATTTCACGAGCGGTGCCTTTCCCGGGTTGAAGAACGGGGTAAAAGACCTTTAGAAAGGGCTTTGGATGCCTGAAATTTCCCGTTTCATTACGCCTATGCCAAACTAACCCGCATATAGACAAGGTGAAAACTCTCTAATGGCCGATTGGCAGTCCCTCGATCCCGAGGCCGCTCGTGAAGCGGAAAAATATGAAAACCCTATTCCCAGCCGCGAACTGATCCTGGCGCATCTCGCCGACCGGGGTTCGCCTGCCAGCCGTGAAGAGCTGGTCGAAGAGTTCGGGCTGACGACCGAAGATCAACTCGAAGCCCTGCGCCGCCGTCTGCGTGCCATGGAGCGCGATGCTCAACTGATCTATACCCGGCGCGGAACCTATGCGCCGGTGGACAAGCTCGACCTGATCCTGGGCCGTATCGCCGGTCACCGCGATGGCTTCGGGTTCCTGATTCCCGACGACGGCAGCGACGACCTGTTCATGAGCCCGGCGCAAATGCGCCTGGTGTTCGACGGTGACCGGGCGCTGGCCCGGGTGTCTGGCCTGGACCGTCGCGGTCGCCGTGAAGGCGTGATCGTCGAAGTGGTGTCCCGTGCCCACGAAAGCATCGTCGGTCGTTACTTTGAAGAGGGCGGCATCGGCTTTGTCGTCGCGGACAACCCGAAGATCCAGCAGGAAGTGCTGGTCACCCCGGGCCGCAACGCCAACGCCAAGGTCGGTCAGTTCGTCGAGGTGAAGATCACCCACTGGCCAACCCCGCGCTTCCAGCCGCAAGGCGATGTGGTGGAAGTGGTCGGCAACTACATGGCGCCGGGCATGGAAATCGACGTTGCCCTGCGTACCTATGACATTCCCCACGTCTGGCCTGAGGCGGTCCTGAAAGAAGCCGCCAAGCTCAAGCCGGAAGTCGAGGAAAAGGACAAAGAGAAGCGCATCGACCTGCGTCACCTGCCGTTCGTTACCATCGATGGTGAGGACGCACGGGACTTCGACGACGCGGTCTACTGCGAAGCCCGGCCGGGCAAGCTGCGCCTGTTCTCCGGCGGCTGGAAGTTGTACGTCGCGATTGCCGACGTGTCCAGCTACGTGAAGCTCGGCTCTGCACTGGATGCCGAAGCCCAGGTGCGCGGCAACTCGGTGTACTTCCCCGAGCGCGTCGTGCCTATGTTGCCCGAACAACTGTCCAACGGCCTGTGCTCGCTCAATCCCCATGTCGACCGCCTGGCCATGGTCTGCGAGATGACCATCTCCAAGACCGGCGAGATGACCGACTACTGCTTCTACGAAGCGGTGATCCACTCCCACGCCCGCCTGACCTACAACAAGGTCAGCGCGATGCTGGAAACGCCGAAGCTCGCCGAGTCGCGCAAGCTGCGCGGGGAGTACAACGAGGTGCTGCCGGACCTCAAGCAGCTCTATGCGTTGTACAAGGTGTTGCTGGGCGCGCGTCATGTGCGTGGCGCCATCGATTTCGAAACCCAGGAAACCCGGATCATCTTTGGTTCCGAGCGCAAGATCGCCGAAATCCGGCCGACCGTGCGTAACGATGCGCATAAATTGATCGAGGAGTGCATGTTGGCGGCCAACGTGGCCACCGCCGAATTCCTGAAAAAGCACGAAATCCCTGCGTTGTACCGGGTTCACGACGGTCCGCCGCCGGAGCGCCTGGAAAAGCTGCGCGCTTTCCTCGGTGAGCTCGGCCTGTCCCTGCACAAGGGCAAGGAAGGTCCATCGCCCAAGGATTACCAGGCGTTGCTGGCCAGCATCAAGGATCGTCCGGATTTCCACCTGATCCAGACCGTCATGCTGCGCTCTTTGAGCCAGGCGGTGTACAGCGCCGATAACCAGGGCCACTTCGGCCTGAATTACGAGGCCTATACTCACTTCACCTCGCCGATCCGTCGCTACCCCGACTTGCTCACGCACCGGGCCATCCGCAGCGTGATCCATTCGAAGATGAACACCCCGCACGTCAAGCGCGCCGGTGCGATGACCATTCCCAAGGCGCGTATTTATCCATACGACGAAGCAGCCCTGGAGCAGTTGGGCGAGCAGTGTTCGATGAGCGAGCGTCGCGCCGACGAAGCGACCCGCGACGTGGTGAACTGGCTCAAGTGCGAGTACATGAAGGATCGCGTGGGCGAGTCGTTCCCGGGCGTGATCACCGCCGTGACCGGTTTCGGCCTGTTCGTCGAGCTGACCGATATCTACGTCGAAGGCCTGGTGCATGTCACCGCGCTGCCGGGTGATTACTACCACTTCGACCCTGTACACCACCGCCTGGCGGGCGAGCGCACCGGGCGCAGCTTCCGTCTCGGCGATACCGTCGAAGTACGGGTGATGCGCGTCGATCTCGACGAGCGCAAGATCGACTTCGAGATGGCGGAAAAAACCATCGACGCACCGATCGGGCGCAAGAAGCGCGGTGCCGAAACGTCCGCGCCTGCGGCCAAGACCGCTGCCGAGCCGGCTTCGACCAAGTCCGGCCGTCGCGGCCCGGCCAAGGAAAAAGCCGGCGAAGCCTATCGTCCGAGCGATGCCGCGGCGAAAAACGCCGAAGTGCGCAAAAGTCGTGAAATGAAGCAGGCGTTGCTGGCCGAAGCCAAGAAGGGTGGTAAGGCCGCGTCGGGAGCAAAGTCCGGACGGTCGACCCCCGAAAGCGCAAGCAGCAAACCCAGCAAACACCGTAAGGGCCCGTCGAAAGCGGGCTCGGCTCCGGCTAAAAGTGGCGGAGCCCGTAAGCCCAAGGCCAAGTCATGAGTCAGTTGGAAAAAATCTACGGCGTGCATGCCGTGGAAGCGTTGTTGCGTCATCACCCCAAGCGGGTCAAGCAGATCTGGCTGGCGGAAAGCCGCAGTGAGCCTCGGGTCCAGACCCTGGTCGAACTGGCCAACCAAAATCGCGTGGCGGTCGGCCAGGCCGAGCGGCGCGAGATGGATGCCTGGGTAGAAGGTGTGCACCAGGGCGTCGTGGCCGAGGTCAGCCCGAGCCAGGTCTGGGGCGAGGCGATGCTCGAGGAATTGCTCGATCGCACCGAAGGCGCGCCTTTGCTGCTGGTGCTGGACGGCGTGACCGATCCTCACAACCTCGGCGCCTGCCTGCGCTCGGCGGACGCGGCCGGGGCATTGGCGGTGATCGTTCCCAAGGACAAGTCGGCAACCTTGACGCCGGCCGTACGAAAAGTCGCCTGCGGCGCCGCGGAAGTGATTCCGCTGGTGGCCGTGACCAACCTGGCGCGCACCCTGGAAAAACTCCAGCAGCGTGGCTTGTGGGTGGTCGGCACGGCGGGCGAGGCCGAACAGGACCTGTACCAACAGGACCTCACTGGCCCGACGATCCTGATCATGGGGGCCGAAGGCAAAGGCATGCGTCGCCTGACCCGCGAACATTGCGACTACCTGGTCAAGCTACCAATGGCCGGCAGCGTCAGCAGCCTCAACGTCTCGGTCGCGACCGGTGTGTGCCTGTTCGAGGCGCTGCGCCAGCGCAGCGTCAAGGCTGCCGCGAAAAAGTAAGTATCGGCAAGTCCCTGTGGGAGCAAGCCTGCTCGCGATAGCGGTGTATCAGTCGGCATTTGTGCTGGATGACCCACCGCTATCGCGAGCAGGCTCGCTCCCACAGTGTTATGTGTTGTAGCGGTTGTTCAAATAATCACCAATTGCCTTGCACCTGCCTCGAC belongs to Pseudomonas sp. B21-028 and includes:
- the hflC gene encoding protease modulator HflC, with amino-acid sequence MSNKSLIALIVGVVVAIAAWNCFYIVSQTERAVLLQFGRVVETDVQPGLHVKVPYVNKVRKFDARLMTLDAPTQRFLTLEKKAVMVDAYAKWRVKDAERFYTATSGLKQIADERLSRRLESGLRDQFGKRTLHEVVSGERDALMADITRSLNAMAEKELGIEVVDVRVKAIDLPKEVNRSVFERMSTEREREAREHRAKGNELAEGIRADADRQRRVLLAEAYRESEEVRGDGDAQAAAIYAKAFGQDQEFYAFYRSLHAYRESFAHKSDVLVLDPSSDFFRYLEKAKP
- a CDS encoding ATP phosphoribosyltransferase regulatory subunit, with amino-acid sequence MATVDRWLLPDGIEEVLPPEAARIEVARRQVLDLFQSWGYEFVVTPHIEYLESLLTGAGQDLDLRTFKVVDPQSGRQMGFRADITPQVARIDAHTLRREGPSRLCYAGSVLHAQPRALSSSRSPIQLGAELYGDASPSSDVEVISLMLAMLQLADVPDVHMDLGHVGIYRGLARAAGLSGEVEQRLFDALQRKAIDEVISLTEGLPADLSDMLRALVDLCGGREVLAAARERLAHAPAPVMAALDDLLAIAERLSVRFPELPLYFDLGELRGYHYHTGVVFAVFVPGVGQSIAQGGRYDDIGADFGRARPATGFSTDLKTLVTLGRAEVELPSGGIWMPDSTDAALWQAVCQLRSEGQRVVQALPGQPLAAAREADCDRQLIQQNGLWQVLPLAS
- a CDS encoding adenylosuccinate synthase, whose protein sequence is MGKNVVVLGTQWGDEGKGKIVDLLTEHAAAVVRYQGGHNAGHTLVIDGEKTVLHLIPSGVLREGVQCLIGNGVVVAPDALLREIVKLEEKGVPVRERLRISPSCPLILSYHVALDQAREKARGEMKIGTTGRGIGPAYEDKVARRGLRIGDLFHRERFAAKLGELLDYHNFVLVNYYKEPAIDFQKTLDECMEYAELLKPMMLDVTAELHELRRAGKDIMFEGAQGSLLDIDHGTYPYVTSSNTTAGGIATGSGFGPMYVDYILGITKAYTTRVGSGPFPTELFDDIGAFLAKRGHEFGATTGRARRCGWFDAVILRRAIDVNSISGLCLTKLDVLDGLETINICVGYKNQDGAVIDAPTDADSYIGLEPVYEQMPGWTESTVGAKTLEELPAAARNYIKRLEELVGAPIDIISTGPERNETIVLRHPFS
- a CDS encoding methyl-accepting chemotaxis protein — protein: MADEAQSESQAMQAALQQVVEIRQATDENTRTSAKVSGLIEALAGQVDTGAKVIERLAQQSEQIEVVLTVIHGIAEQTNLLALNAAIEAARAGETGRGFAVVADEVRALASKTQSSTGDIQAHIVALQQGAREAVAAIGQAGRQASEGLLVLRDSARLQQSVQASVEQVHAAIGLATQAAAHQAQGAQAVRGRVETIHVQAEKAAQAVVETTASGKVLDNLAAQLKASLGQFKA
- the rnr gene encoding ribonuclease R; its protein translation is MADWQSLDPEAAREAEKYENPIPSRELILAHLADRGSPASREELVEEFGLTTEDQLEALRRRLRAMERDAQLIYTRRGTYAPVDKLDLILGRIAGHRDGFGFLIPDDGSDDLFMSPAQMRLVFDGDRALARVSGLDRRGRREGVIVEVVSRAHESIVGRYFEEGGIGFVVADNPKIQQEVLVTPGRNANAKVGQFVEVKITHWPTPRFQPQGDVVEVVGNYMAPGMEIDVALRTYDIPHVWPEAVLKEAAKLKPEVEEKDKEKRIDLRHLPFVTIDGEDARDFDDAVYCEARPGKLRLFSGGWKLYVAIADVSSYVKLGSALDAEAQVRGNSVYFPERVVPMLPEQLSNGLCSLNPHVDRLAMVCEMTISKTGEMTDYCFYEAVIHSHARLTYNKVSAMLETPKLAESRKLRGEYNEVLPDLKQLYALYKVLLGARHVRGAIDFETQETRIIFGSERKIAEIRPTVRNDAHKLIEECMLAANVATAEFLKKHEIPALYRVHDGPPPERLEKLRAFLGELGLSLHKGKEGPSPKDYQALLASIKDRPDFHLIQTVMLRSLSQAVYSADNQGHFGLNYEAYTHFTSPIRRYPDLLTHRAIRSVIHSKMNTPHVKRAGAMTIPKARIYPYDEAALEQLGEQCSMSERRADEATRDVVNWLKCEYMKDRVGESFPGVITAVTGFGLFVELTDIYVEGLVHVTALPGDYYHFDPVHHRLAGERTGRSFRLGDTVEVRVMRVDLDERKIDFEMAEKTIDAPIGRKKRGAETSAPAAKTAAEPASTKSGRRGPAKEKAGEAYRPSDAAAKNAEVRKSREMKQALLAEAKKGGKAASGAKSGRSTPESASSKPSKHRKGPSKAGSAPAKSGGARKPKAKS
- the rlmB gene encoding 23S rRNA (guanosine(2251)-2'-O)-methyltransferase RlmB — protein: MSQLEKIYGVHAVEALLRHHPKRVKQIWLAESRSEPRVQTLVELANQNRVAVGQAERREMDAWVEGVHQGVVAEVSPSQVWGEAMLEELLDRTEGAPLLLVLDGVTDPHNLGACLRSADAAGALAVIVPKDKSATLTPAVRKVACGAAEVIPLVAVTNLARTLEKLQQRGLWVVGTAGEAEQDLYQQDLTGPTILIMGAEGKGMRRLTREHCDYLVKLPMAGSVSSLNVSVATGVCLFEALRQRSVKAAAKK